A stretch of the Candidatus Hydrogenedentota bacterium genome encodes the following:
- a CDS encoding class I SAM-dependent methyltransferase: MDYAKNYERCCLEQTNVIHRLFIDLMSRKAQSIGQKSHKIWSMKYVIDHYFVGRSGLRVLDCGAWNGWFLSYESPAVAQRIALDFDDHYAGALRQDGIDFVMADMEKGWFPLASDSIDLLAMTSTLEHLNCPEKIAVEIRRVLRPGGVVFVTVPDIMKYKFRFWNDITHKRPFTQGALKFLFETHEFETVELGPYNHNLFIAGNLFPPRIHHFLMRFRGDALLYIGRKGAS, from the coding sequence ATGGACTATGCCAAGAACTACGAGCGTTGCTGCCTCGAACAGACCAATGTCATTCACCGGCTGTTCATCGATCTCATGTCGCGAAAGGCGCAGTCGATAGGTCAGAAGAGCCACAAGATTTGGTCGATGAAGTATGTTATTGATCACTATTTCGTGGGGCGCAGTGGTCTTCGCGTGTTGGATTGCGGCGCGTGGAACGGCTGGTTCTTGAGTTACGAGTCGCCGGCGGTTGCGCAGCGAATTGCCCTTGATTTCGACGACCACTATGCGGGCGCACTGCGGCAGGACGGGATCGATTTCGTGATGGCGGACATGGAGAAGGGGTGGTTCCCTTTGGCTTCAGATAGCATTGATCTGCTTGCCATGACCAGCACCTTGGAGCATTTGAATTGTCCGGAGAAGATTGCCGTTGAAATCCGCAGGGTGTTGAGGCCGGGCGGAGTGGTGTTTGTCACGGTTCCGGACATCATGAAGTACAAGTTCCGCTTCTGGAACGACATTACCCACAAACGCCCGTTTACGCAGGGGGCACTCAAGTTCCTGTTCGAGACGCATGAGTTCGAGACCGTCGAACTTGGCCCGTACAATCACAATCTGTTTATTGCGGGCAATCTCTTTCCTCCGCGAATTCATCATTTCTTAATGCGGTTTCGCGGCGACGCCCTTCTATACATAGGAAGGAAAGGTGCATCGTGA